A genomic region of Corallococcus macrosporus contains the following coding sequences:
- a CDS encoding DUF2270 domain-containing protein produces MSIKERRQNDLEQPVVSQQAMAQLFRGELSRSDTWRTRLDTTTNWALTTTAAVISFGFATPQSSHVTFLVGIWMVVSFLLIEARRYRYYDLWNRRVRLLEDGWWAPMLRREPVDPDALRELAVEMSRPQIQLSLLSAIATRLNRAYGPILIVLLVTWFFKVYSHPRPPREFGEFVERAHVAWIPGPVVMASLLFLTVAAAYLFTASFFIRAPLGELRTRPRGRRAALWESFYRPYAIQRRKRTRPTPGVRSSPPRPPAPFDH; encoded by the coding sequence ATGAGCATCAAGGAGCGCAGGCAGAATGATTTGGAGCAGCCCGTGGTCTCGCAGCAGGCCATGGCGCAGCTCTTCCGTGGCGAACTGAGCCGCTCGGACACGTGGCGCACGCGCCTGGACACCACGACGAACTGGGCGCTCACCACCACGGCGGCGGTCATCTCCTTCGGCTTCGCGACGCCGCAGAGCTCTCACGTCACCTTCCTGGTGGGCATCTGGATGGTGGTGTCCTTCCTGCTCATCGAGGCGCGGCGCTACCGCTACTACGACCTGTGGAACCGCCGGGTGCGCCTGCTGGAGGACGGCTGGTGGGCACCGATGCTGCGGCGCGAGCCGGTGGATCCGGACGCGCTGCGCGAGCTGGCGGTGGAGATGTCCCGGCCGCAGATCCAACTGTCGCTGCTGTCCGCCATCGCCACGCGGCTCAACCGCGCGTACGGCCCCATCCTCATCGTCCTGTTGGTGACCTGGTTCTTCAAGGTCTACAGCCATCCCCGGCCGCCACGCGAGTTCGGCGAGTTCGTGGAGCGGGCGCACGTGGCCTGGATTCCCGGCCCGGTGGTGATGGCCTCGCTGCTGTTCCTCACCGTGGCGGCGGCGTACCTCTTCACCGCGTCCTTCTTCATCCGGGCGCCGCTGGGCGAGCTGCGCACCCGGCCGCGCGGGCGCCGGGCCGCACTCTGGGAGTCGTTCTACCGGCCCTACGCCATCCAGCGCCGCAAGCGCACGCGCCCCACGCCGGGTGTCCGCTCCAGCCCGCCGCGCCCTCCGGCCCCGTTCGACCATTGA
- a CDS encoding cupin domain-containing protein, with translation MDVKQLSAFQGFSLEKLQKHTVFQSGRFFLDVYCLAPGQAQKPHRHATSDKVYLVLEGSCRFRIGDEEAAHGPGSTLFAPAGTEHGVVNDGPDNARLLVLMTPPPEHA, from the coding sequence ATGGATGTGAAGCAGCTTTCGGCCTTCCAGGGCTTCTCCTTGGAGAAGCTCCAGAAGCACACCGTCTTCCAGTCGGGTCGCTTCTTCCTCGACGTCTACTGCCTGGCCCCGGGCCAGGCGCAGAAGCCCCACCGGCACGCCACGTCCGACAAGGTGTACCTCGTGCTGGAGGGAAGCTGCCGCTTCCGCATCGGCGACGAGGAAGCGGCGCATGGCCCCGGCTCCACCCTCTTCGCCCCCGCGGGCACCGAACACGGCGTCGTCAACGACGGCCCGGACAACGCCCGCCTCCTCGTCTTGATGACCCCGCCTCCGGAGCACGCATGA
- a CDS encoding fumarylacetoacetate hydrolase family protein, whose product MKLATLRDGTRDGRLIVVKRDNSAYALATNVALTLQAALDDWDQKEPQLRALAQQLEAGAVQSRPLDVKALHAPLPRAYEWVDGSAYINHVVLVRKARNAEPPATLRTDPLVYQGGSGDFLGPTQDIPLRDEAWGLDFESEVCVVLGDTPMGTKAEDADRHIKLVMIANDVSLRNLIPEELAKGFGFFQSKPATAFSPFALTPDELGAAWKDGRLHLRMRSTLNGQLVGDADAGPEMHFSFRDLIQHLTRTRAFTAGTILGSGTVSNEDRTRGISCLAERRMIETIDEGKPKTPFMKPGDTIEIEMLDGDGHSLFGRISQTVVKAP is encoded by the coding sequence TTGAAGCTCGCGACGCTCAGGGACGGAACCCGCGACGGGCGGCTCATCGTCGTCAAGCGGGACAACTCCGCCTACGCGCTGGCCACCAACGTGGCGCTCACGCTGCAAGCGGCCCTGGATGACTGGGACCAGAAGGAGCCGCAGCTGCGCGCGCTGGCGCAGCAGCTGGAGGCCGGCGCGGTGCAGAGCCGCCCGCTGGACGTGAAGGCGCTGCACGCGCCCCTGCCGCGCGCCTACGAGTGGGTGGACGGCAGCGCGTACATCAACCACGTGGTGCTGGTGCGCAAGGCGCGCAACGCGGAGCCGCCCGCCACGCTGCGCACCGACCCACTGGTGTACCAGGGCGGCTCCGGCGACTTCCTCGGGCCCACGCAGGACATCCCCCTGCGCGACGAGGCGTGGGGCCTGGACTTCGAGAGCGAGGTCTGCGTCGTGCTGGGTGACACGCCCATGGGCACGAAGGCCGAGGACGCGGACAGGCACATCAAGCTGGTGATGATCGCCAACGACGTGTCGCTGCGGAACCTCATCCCGGAGGAGCTGGCCAAGGGCTTCGGCTTCTTCCAGAGCAAGCCCGCCACCGCGTTCAGCCCCTTCGCGCTGACGCCGGATGAGCTGGGCGCCGCGTGGAAGGACGGCCGGCTGCACCTGCGCATGCGCAGCACGCTCAACGGCCAGCTCGTGGGCGACGCGGACGCGGGCCCGGAGATGCACTTCTCCTTCCGCGACCTCATCCAGCACCTGACGCGCACGCGCGCCTTCACCGCGGGCACCATCCTGGGCAGCGGCACGGTGTCCAACGAGGACCGCACGCGCGGCATCTCCTGCCTCGCCGAGCGCCGGATGATCGAGACCATCGACGAGGGCAAGCCGAAGACGCCCTTCATGAAGCCCGGCGACACCATCGAGATCGAGATGCTGGATGGGGACGGGCACAGCCTCTTTGGCCGCATCTCCCAGACGGTGGTGAAGGCGCCATGA
- a CDS encoding isocitrate/isopropylmalate dehydrogenase family protein — protein MANTRTVTVINGDGIGPEVSAATIRVLEALKVPLEFEFKDAGTEVVAKFGTNLPHETVEAVLRSGVALKGPTGTVVGGGLPSANVGLRKRLDLYSSLRPVKSVPNVKTRYENVDLVVVRENTEDLYAGLEHIVVPGVVEAIKVITEKASTRIARFAFEYAKKNGRKKVSAIHKANIMKLSDGLFLDCCRKVSREFPEVAYDEVIVDNLCMQLVKDPTRFDVMVLENLYGDIVSDLCAGLVGGLGMVPGANIGERTAVFEAVHGTAPDIAGKGIANPTALMMSAVMMLEWLDLREASQRMANAIQKVYGGEAKVRTGDLGGSATTREFTDAIIAAL, from the coding sequence ATGGCGAACACGCGCACTGTGACGGTCATCAACGGCGACGGCATCGGGCCCGAAGTCTCCGCGGCCACCATCCGCGTCCTGGAGGCCCTCAAGGTCCCCCTGGAGTTCGAGTTCAAGGACGCGGGCACGGAGGTCGTGGCCAAGTTCGGCACCAACCTGCCCCACGAGACGGTGGAGGCGGTGCTGCGCAGCGGCGTGGCGCTCAAGGGCCCCACCGGCACCGTCGTGGGCGGCGGCCTGCCTTCCGCGAACGTGGGCCTGCGCAAGCGGCTGGACCTGTACTCGTCGCTGCGCCCGGTGAAGAGCGTCCCCAACGTCAAGACGCGCTACGAGAACGTCGACCTGGTGGTCGTGCGTGAGAACACCGAGGACCTCTACGCGGGCCTGGAGCACATCGTGGTGCCGGGCGTCGTGGAGGCCATCAAGGTCATCACGGAGAAGGCCTCCACCCGCATCGCCCGCTTCGCCTTCGAGTACGCGAAGAAGAACGGCCGCAAGAAGGTGTCCGCCATCCACAAGGCGAACATCATGAAGCTGTCCGACGGCCTCTTCCTGGACTGCTGCCGCAAGGTGAGCCGCGAGTTCCCCGAGGTCGCCTACGACGAGGTCATCGTCGACAACCTCTGCATGCAGCTGGTGAAGGACCCGACCCGCTTCGACGTGATGGTGCTGGAGAACCTCTACGGCGACATCGTCAGCGACCTGTGCGCGGGCCTGGTGGGCGGCCTGGGCATGGTGCCGGGCGCCAACATCGGCGAGCGCACCGCCGTCTTCGAGGCCGTGCACGGCACCGCCCCGGACATCGCGGGCAAGGGCATCGCGAACCCCACCGCGCTCATGATGTCCGCGGTGATGATGCTGGAGTGGCTGGACCTGCGTGAGGCGTCCCAGCGCATGGCCAACGCCATCCAGAAGGTCTACGGCGGCGAGGCCAAGGTGCGCACCGGCGACCTGGGCGGCAGCGCCACCACGCGCGAGTTCACCGACGCCATCATCGCCGCGCTGTAG
- a CDS encoding translation initiation factor, which produces MGKRDKKDEAPPPAPFNNPFAALSAQRDALPSGPPPPSPGEKSANNPEPKGPARAVVRMERKGRGGKEVTVVEQLGLPAAQLDTWLKALKGGLGCGGVVEEGSLVLQGDQRERLPALLEARGVRKVIVG; this is translated from the coding sequence ATGGGCAAGCGCGACAAGAAGGACGAGGCCCCGCCGCCGGCGCCCTTCAACAACCCCTTCGCCGCCCTGTCCGCGCAGCGGGACGCGCTGCCGTCAGGGCCGCCCCCGCCGTCTCCCGGCGAGAAGTCGGCGAACAATCCGGAGCCCAAGGGCCCCGCGCGCGCCGTGGTGCGCATGGAGCGCAAGGGCCGGGGTGGCAAGGAGGTGACGGTGGTGGAGCAGTTGGGGCTGCCCGCGGCCCAGCTCGACACCTGGCTCAAGGCGCTCAAGGGCGGCCTGGGCTGCGGCGGCGTGGTGGAGGAGGGCTCGCTGGTGTTGCAGGGAGACCAGCGCGAACGGCTTCCCGCGCTCCTGGAAGCGCGGGGCGTGCGCAAGGTCATCGTCGGCTGA
- a CDS encoding YgfZ/GcvT domain-containing protein produces the protein MEPLTLHFVHERVGARFIPVGGREVVAGYGDVGAEYGAARDAVALHDASYREILRITGEDRASFLHGMVTQEVKNLPVGSAAYAAFITVKGAMVGDARILKREDDLLLDLEPGLGAKVREFLDKYLISEDAELHDGTPEWGWLKLLGPRTAGVLAAVLGGPVELPAPLSSRKAVLAEQDVWLLGTALPGGLSGVDVLVPRAGLEAVWAALAGADGVKPVGFDALERVRVEAGVPRYGQDMVDTTIPLEANLTNAISYNKGCYIGQEVIARATFRGHMNRKLAGLLLGEQDVAPGTELRKGEKKVGWVTSVVTSPVKGQRVALGYVHRDSLEPGTELTLGGEGAGTVTVAALPFTAS, from the coding sequence ATGGAACCGCTGACGCTGCATTTTGTTCACGAGCGGGTGGGTGCCCGCTTCATTCCGGTGGGTGGCCGTGAAGTCGTGGCCGGGTATGGAGACGTGGGCGCGGAGTATGGCGCGGCGCGCGACGCCGTTGCACTGCACGATGCGTCCTACCGCGAAATCCTCCGGATAACGGGGGAGGATCGCGCCTCCTTCCTCCACGGCATGGTGACCCAGGAGGTGAAGAACCTCCCGGTCGGCTCGGCCGCCTACGCCGCCTTCATCACGGTGAAGGGCGCCATGGTGGGAGATGCGCGCATCCTCAAGCGGGAGGACGACCTCCTGCTGGACCTGGAGCCCGGCCTGGGCGCCAAGGTCCGGGAGTTCCTGGACAAGTACCTCATCTCCGAGGACGCGGAGCTGCACGACGGGACGCCGGAGTGGGGCTGGCTGAAGCTGCTCGGCCCCCGGACGGCCGGGGTGCTGGCCGCCGTCCTGGGCGGGCCGGTTGAGCTGCCGGCCCCCCTGTCCAGCCGCAAGGCGGTGCTGGCCGAGCAGGACGTGTGGCTGCTGGGGACGGCGCTGCCGGGCGGGCTGTCCGGCGTGGACGTGCTGGTGCCGCGCGCGGGGCTGGAGGCGGTGTGGGCGGCGCTCGCCGGGGCGGACGGGGTGAAGCCAGTGGGGTTCGACGCGCTGGAGCGGGTCCGGGTGGAGGCGGGGGTGCCCAGGTACGGGCAGGACATGGTGGACACCACCATCCCGCTGGAGGCGAACCTCACGAACGCCATCTCGTACAACAAGGGTTGCTACATCGGGCAGGAGGTCATCGCCCGGGCCACCTTCCGCGGGCACATGAACCGCAAGCTCGCGGGGCTGCTCCTGGGTGAGCAGGACGTGGCGCCCGGCACGGAGCTGCGCAAAGGCGAGAAGAAGGTGGGCTGGGTGACCAGCGTGGTGACGTCCCCGGTGAAGGGTCAGCGCGTGGCGCTGGGCTACGTGCACCGGGACTCGCTGGAGCCGGGCACGGAGCTGACGCTGGGCGGTGAAGGCGCGGGCACCGTCACGGTGGCCGCCCTGCCCTTCACGGCTTCCTGA
- the maiA gene encoding maleylacetoacetate isomerase: MKNLKLHSYWRSSASWRARIALHWKGLPFEYRAVHLLQDGGQQFQPAYRALNPMARLPTLEWTEADGQTRKLSESLAILEYLEERVPSPALLPTDAYLRAKARMLAEMVNSGMQPLQNTSVTLRIKNELKADEKAWAAHWNVHGLTSLEAAVQETAGRYCVGDAVSFADVLLVPQLYGARRFGVDLKPYPTLLRIEAACNELPAFQAAQPDRQPDAQPA, encoded by the coding sequence ATGAAGAACCTCAAGCTGCACAGCTACTGGCGTTCCTCCGCGTCCTGGCGCGCGCGCATCGCGCTCCATTGGAAGGGCCTCCCCTTCGAGTACCGCGCGGTGCACCTGCTCCAGGACGGCGGTCAGCAGTTCCAGCCAGCCTACCGGGCGCTCAACCCCATGGCCCGTCTGCCCACGCTGGAGTGGACCGAAGCCGACGGGCAGACGCGCAAGCTGTCCGAGTCCCTGGCCATCCTGGAGTACCTGGAGGAGCGCGTGCCCTCGCCCGCCCTCCTGCCCACGGACGCGTACCTGCGCGCGAAGGCTCGCATGCTGGCGGAGATGGTGAACTCCGGCATGCAGCCCCTGCAGAACACGTCGGTGACGCTGCGCATCAAGAACGAGCTGAAGGCGGACGAGAAGGCCTGGGCGGCGCACTGGAATGTGCACGGACTGACGTCCCTGGAGGCGGCGGTGCAGGAGACGGCGGGCCGTTATTGTGTGGGAGATGCAGTGTCGTTCGCGGACGTCCTGCTCGTTCCCCAGCTCTACGGGGCCCGCCGGTTCGGTGTAGACCTGAAGCCCTATCCCACGCTGCTGCGCATCGAGGCAGCGTGCAACGAACTTCCCGCCTTCCAGGCGGCGCAGCCCGACCGGCAGCCCGACGCGCAGCCGGCGTAG
- a CDS encoding vitamin K epoxide reductase family protein: MTKKAPTPAAPVPTRGALALLVLGLLTSALAVYQWMELLTLRAGGATACGINEHVNCETVWNSEFASAVHDSLGIPIAGLGLVWGLTAVGLAALYLAWAKAGRTVRPAASGLRLLALAGVVSVAVFATVSARVGVVCPTCLGTYVLVLAFAGVAWRGLPGPFLPQAGEWGDTLKWTVGLGAVAFVAMLMPGRATPHAPKAGAFLPPVAANTSQPQDSSSATPPAPPPPATLDAFIASLPADQQQFLSDSLAVYRAAQPKIAAYPPRTLFGPPDAPVKVLEWTDSKCPHCKSLVEELALIKQHAPKGMLSVEARQFPLDGQCNPAIPNRGPDALSVRCAAARATVCLEGAKDFWALREKLFAAQAFLDTDKVMEIASSGSVARPQLEACMTAPETIGKLRQDVEYAMRYNIQGTPLVLVNGREVPPSAPLIYALTLASGNPDAPAFSTLPPPRSRGAGAPGHEGHAHP, encoded by the coding sequence ATGACCAAGAAGGCCCCGACCCCGGCCGCCCCCGTCCCCACCCGCGGCGCACTCGCGCTGCTGGTGCTGGGCCTCCTCACCAGCGCGCTGGCCGTCTACCAATGGATGGAGCTGCTCACGCTGCGCGCCGGCGGCGCCACCGCCTGCGGCATCAACGAGCACGTCAACTGCGAGACCGTCTGGAACTCGGAGTTCGCCAGCGCCGTGCACGACTCGCTGGGCATCCCCATCGCGGGCCTCGGGCTCGTGTGGGGGCTCACCGCCGTGGGGCTCGCCGCGCTGTACCTCGCGTGGGCCAAGGCGGGCCGCACGGTGCGTCCCGCCGCCAGCGGCCTGCGCCTGCTGGCGCTTGCGGGCGTCGTGTCCGTCGCCGTCTTCGCCACCGTCAGCGCGCGGGTGGGCGTGGTGTGCCCCACGTGTCTTGGCACCTACGTGCTGGTGCTCGCGTTCGCGGGCGTGGCGTGGCGCGGGCTGCCGGGCCCCTTCCTGCCCCAGGCGGGCGAGTGGGGCGACACGCTCAAGTGGACCGTGGGCCTGGGCGCCGTCGCCTTCGTGGCCATGCTGATGCCCGGCCGGGCCACGCCGCACGCGCCGAAGGCCGGCGCCTTCCTGCCGCCGGTGGCCGCGAACACGTCCCAGCCGCAGGACAGCTCCAGCGCCACGCCGCCCGCGCCGCCGCCGCCGGCCACGCTGGACGCGTTCATCGCCAGCCTGCCGGCGGATCAGCAGCAGTTCCTGTCGGACTCGCTGGCCGTGTACCGGGCCGCGCAGCCGAAGATCGCCGCCTATCCGCCGCGCACCCTCTTCGGCCCGCCGGACGCGCCGGTGAAGGTGCTGGAGTGGACCGACAGCAAGTGTCCCCACTGCAAGTCGCTGGTGGAGGAGCTGGCCCTCATCAAGCAGCACGCCCCCAAGGGCATGCTGTCCGTGGAGGCGCGCCAGTTCCCGCTGGATGGCCAGTGCAACCCGGCCATCCCCAACCGCGGGCCGGACGCGCTCAGCGTGCGCTGCGCCGCGGCCCGGGCCACGGTGTGCCTGGAGGGCGCGAAGGACTTCTGGGCGCTGCGCGAGAAGCTCTTCGCCGCGCAGGCCTTCCTGGACACGGACAAGGTGATGGAGATCGCCAGCTCCGGCTCCGTGGCGCGCCCGCAGCTGGAGGCGTGCATGACGGCGCCGGAGACCATCGGGAAGCTGCGCCAGGACGTCGAGTACGCCATGCGCTACAACATCCAGGGCACGCCGCTGGTGCTGGTGAACGGCCGTGAGGTGCCCCCGTCCGCGCCGCTCATCTACGCGCTGACGCTGGCGAGCGGCAACCCCGACGCCCCGGCCTTCAGCACCCTGCCGCCCCCGCGCTCGCGCGGCGCCGGCGCCCCCGGCCACGAGGGCCACGCCCACCCGTAA
- the hppD gene encoding 4-hydroxyphenylpyruvate dioxygenase, whose protein sequence is MAKQESLGIKALESIHWYVHDLERSRQFYTKGLDFAEVAVSGPELDAHGKQKSALFQAGEIALVVSQPVGEGGRAWRYLRKHPDGVGTLNFEVEDVEKTFKLLDQRGATFITDIQRFTDDAGGKLSFFSITTPFGDTTFRFLQRDNYKSIYPGFKVHPKPLGGQNKYGFDKMDHVTSNFQTMKPMLLWMEHVMGFEKFWHIEFHTEDVASQQKRDHGSGLKSEVMWDPKSGVKFANNEPKFPFFKASQINIFNEDHRGDGVQHLAITVKDILSSVKDMRQNAGIQFMPTPGSYYDALPERIQRMGIKKIDEDINVLRDLEVLIDGDKERSYMLQIFMKDAASLYKQADAGPFFYEIIQRKGDQGFGGGNFRALFESIERAQKAEGRA, encoded by the coding sequence ATGGCCAAGCAGGAATCGCTGGGCATCAAGGCCCTGGAGAGCATCCACTGGTACGTGCATGACCTGGAGCGCAGCCGCCAGTTCTACACGAAGGGGTTGGACTTCGCGGAGGTGGCGGTGTCCGGGCCGGAGCTGGACGCGCACGGCAAGCAGAAGTCCGCGCTGTTCCAGGCCGGGGAGATTGCCCTGGTGGTGAGCCAGCCCGTGGGCGAGGGCGGCCGCGCGTGGCGCTATCTGCGCAAGCACCCGGACGGCGTGGGCACGCTGAACTTCGAAGTGGAGGACGTGGAGAAGACGTTCAAGCTGCTGGACCAGCGCGGCGCCACGTTCATCACGGACATCCAGCGCTTCACGGACGACGCGGGCGGCAAGCTGTCCTTCTTCTCCATCACCACGCCGTTCGGTGACACCACGTTCCGCTTCCTGCAGCGGGACAACTACAAGTCCATCTACCCGGGCTTCAAGGTCCACCCGAAGCCCCTGGGCGGCCAGAACAAGTACGGCTTCGACAAGATGGACCACGTCACGTCGAACTTCCAGACGATGAAGCCCATGCTCCTGTGGATGGAGCACGTGATGGGCTTCGAGAAGTTCTGGCACATCGAGTTCCACACCGAGGACGTGGCGTCGCAGCAGAAGCGCGACCACGGCAGCGGTCTGAAGTCGGAAGTGATGTGGGATCCGAAGAGCGGCGTGAAGTTCGCGAACAACGAGCCCAAGTTCCCGTTCTTCAAGGCCAGCCAGATCAACATCTTCAACGAGGACCACCGCGGTGACGGCGTGCAGCACCTGGCCATCACGGTGAAGGACATCCTGTCCTCCGTGAAGGACATGCGGCAGAACGCGGGCATCCAGTTCATGCCGACGCCGGGCTCGTACTACGACGCGCTGCCGGAGCGCATCCAGCGCATGGGCATCAAGAAGATCGACGAGGACATCAACGTCCTGCGCGACCTGGAGGTGCTCATCGACGGTGACAAGGAGCGCAGCTACATGCTCCAGATCTTCATGAAGGACGCGGCCAGCCTCTACAAGCAGGCGGACGCGGGCCCGTTCTTCTACGAGATCATCCAGCGCAAGGGCGACCAGGGCTTCGGCGGCGGCAACTTCCGCGCCCTGTTCGAGAGCATCGAGCGCGCGCAGAAGGCGGAAGGCCGCGCGTAG